From Serratia fonticola:
AAATCATTCAGTGCCTGGATCGGGTGGGAATACGTAACGCCAAAGCGCGCCTGAAGGACTACCCCCATCAACTCTCCGGCGGAGAACGTCAGCGCGTAATGATCGCCATGGCGGTGTTGACCAAGCCCAAGCTGTTGATCGCCGATGAGCCTACCACCGCGCTAGACGTGACCATTCAAGCGCAGATCCTGATGCTGCTGAAAGAGTTAAAGCAGGAACTGGGGATGGGATTGCTGTTCATCACCCACAACCTGAACATCGTGCGTCGGTTGGCGGATAACGTGGCGGTGATGCGCCAAGGGTTGTGCGTAGAACAAAATAGCCGCGACGGCCTGTTTAGCTCCCCACAGCACGCCTATACCCGTCAGCTATTGGCTGCGGAAGACGTGGGCGAACCTTTGCCGCTACCGGCCAGCGATAAGCCTATGCCACTGCTCAAAGTGGAACACCTGCAGGTCAGCTTCCCGATCAAACGTGGCCTGCTACGGCGCATCGTCGATCAGAACTACGCGCTGAAAGATCTGAGCTTCGAAATACAGCCAGGGGAAAGCGTGGGGCTGGTGGGTGAATCGGGTTCAGGCAAAAGCACGACTGGCCTGGCACTACTGCGCCTGTTGAGCTCCAAAGGTGCGATCTGGTTTGATGGCCAACCGCTGCATCAGTTCAATAACCAGCAAATGTTGCCTTACCGCAGCCGGATGCAGATCGTGTTCCAGGACCCCTATTCCGCGCTGAATCCACGCTTGAACGTGCTACAAATCATCGCCGAAGGTCTGGAGATCCACCAGCAACTGACCGCAGAGCAACGCGAACAGCGGGTGATTGAAGCGTTGGAGGAAGTCGGATTGGATCCGGCCCTGCGCTATCGTTATCCCACGGAGTTTTCCGGTGGGCAGCGCCAGCGTATCGCTATTGCCCGCGCGCTGATCCTGCAACCGCAGTTGTTGATCCTGGATGAACCGACGTCCTCGCTGGATAAATCAGTGCAGGCGCAGATCCTGACGCTGCTGAAGTCGCTTCAGCTTCGTCACCGGCTGGCCTATCTGTTTATCAGCCATGATTTGCAGGTGGTACGATCGTTGTGCCATCAGGTGATCGTACTGCGTCAGGGAGAAGTCGTGGAGCAGGGTGACTGCCAGACGATTTTCAACGCACCTGCTGCTGCCTATACGCAGCAGTTATTGCAGTTGGTTGATTAGCGGCATCATTCAGAAGGGGTACTGCGCGCTGAGCTGCTCGGCAATCGCCGCACCGACGTTTTTCAAGCGGCACATGGCGGCACTTTCATCACATTGATGAACGAACAGGCAAGGCTCTCCTTCCCATTCAACGATGGAGCAGTTGACCTGGATCTCTTGCAGAGACAGGTTGAGCTGCTGCATGACCCGCCAGGCTTCGCGCCCGTCATGGCTGAGCAGCTTGAGGCCGATCAGATCGTTATCTTCGTCTATGCCGCTAAGCGGAATCGGTTCAACCTTGCTGCCGGTAAAACCTGATAGCCAACGATAACTTTGCGGCAAGCGATGCACTACCGAAAGCTGGAAACTATCCACATGAAATCCCTAGTATGAAAAGATGAAACACTTTTTACATCACAGGATGTCTTAGTTATAGCCGGGATCATCCGACTTTGCTGCCCACAAATGTTATTTTAAAGTAAAATTTGCAACAAACAATTAACCACATCCTGCGCTTGCTGATATCACTCAGTTTTTCTCCACCGTAGAAGTTTCTCTCACGGCGTTTTGCGACTCAGCTCGCATTTTTGCGTTATATGTAACCCTTTCCCGCCGCGATCTCAACATTTTTTTCTTGCAATGCGGTTACTTTACAATCGGTATAATTTTACATTGTGCAAACATCTCGCTCAAACACCTGAGGCAGGTTAAATCAATAATATTTTGATTTAAAACAATATTAGCCCGATTAACCGTCAAGGAAATGCCCCATCAGCCAACGGGTTGCACCTCTGGCTACCTGGGAAAATAACGCTGCCATATTTAACAAAAAAACTACAGTTCGTTTGGCCGACGTTTAGTTAGCCTGCATATATTTAGCAACAAACTTAAACTTGCAAGCAGGTAGATTGGGGTCTAATTGCATCTGTTCTCCCTCACCCCAACCCTCTCCCCAAGGAGAGGGAGCTAGCCCGAAGCTGTAATCCGATGCAGGAGTCAGTCTGTGACGCCTTCAGTAACATCAAGGGCGGAAGCCAGGTGCAGGATTTAACATATGGCATATTTGGGCCGCCTCTCCATTTTGGGGAGGGAGTTATTCCGGTGTGTGGTTGGTTTCAGGAGAAAGGGCAAAGTGATCTCAGTATCGATAAAATAGCTCGATCGGTCCCCTCTCCCTGTGGGAGAGGGTTAGGGTGAGGGGTAATCAGGCAGGATTATTGCGTGGGCGGCTGGCATAAAAATAGAACAACACCGCCACGATGCTGCACAGGGCCATAGATGAAACCATCGGCCATGCGCTCTTACCTGGGGCCAAGGACAGTATTGCCCCCACCAGCGCACCAATGCTGAAGCGCAACGTCCCAGCCAGCGAAGAGGCTGTTCCCGCCATATGGGGGAAATCGTCCAGGATCACCGCCATCGCGTTAGACGAGATCATGGCGATACAGCCAAGATAAACCGCCACCCCGAGCACCAAAGCCCAGAACCCCAGTCCGCTGGCGGTGACGGCCAGCAACCACACGCCCATCGTCAATTGCACAAACAGACCAAGGCGGAACATTTTTACCGCCCCCAGGCGACGCACATTGCGGCTATTGATCAGCGTCGTCAGGAACAGAAACACGATGTTCAGCGCAAAGTAATAACCAAAATGCTGCGGTGAAACGTTATTCAGCTCGATATAGACAAACGGCCCGGCGCTGAGGAAAGAAAACATCCCGGCAAACGAGAAAGCACTGGCCAGCATATAGCTCAACACGCGCTTGTGGCGGAACAAAGAGCCGAAATTCCTCAGCGTGGTGCGCAAATGGAATTTTTGCCGCCGCTCCTTGGGCAACGTCTCCTTGATAAAGAACGCCACCAGTACCGACCCCAACAGCGCCGCAGCCCCCATGGTCCAGAAGATGGCATGCCAGCTGAACCATAGCAGCAGCACGCCACCGATCATCGGAGCCAGCAATGGCGCAATGGTCATCACCAGGATCACGAACGACATCATGCGTGAGAACTCGTCCTTGGTGAACATGTCACGCATCAGGGCGTTGATCACCACGCTAGCCGCCGCAGCTGCCAGCCCGTGCAGGAAGCGCAGGTTGATCAGTTGCTCTACCGATTGGGCCATCGCACAGGCCCCACCGGCGATAGCAAAAATCAGCGTGCCCCAGAGGATCACCGGTTTGCGGCCAATGCTGTCGGACATCGGCCCATAGAACAATTGGCCAACGGCAAAGCCCAGCATATAGGCGCTGAGCGTCATCTGCACCCGGCCAGACTCCACGCCAAACTCCTGGGCGATTATCGGCATGCTGGGCAAGTACATGTCGATCGCCAACGGCATCAGCATGGACAGTAGGCCCAGAATAAAGATCAAACCGAGGTGAGAGGTCCGGTTCTGTTGCACGTTCAACGACTCCTTGGTCGGTCGCAAAA
This genomic window contains:
- the yejF gene encoding microcin C ABC transporter ATP-binding protein YejF, which codes for MTTPLLAIQDLSIAFRQGDNLNQVVNGVSLQVEQGETLALVGESGSGKSVTALSVLRLLPSPPVVYPGGDILFNGNSLLHASEAELRKVRGNQISMIFQEPMVSLNPLHTIEKQLAEVLMLHMGMRRDSARAEIIQCLDRVGIRNAKARLKDYPHQLSGGERQRVMIAMAVLTKPKLLIADEPTTALDVTIQAQILMLLKELKQELGMGLLFITHNLNIVRRLADNVAVMRQGLCVEQNSRDGLFSSPQHAYTRQLLAAEDVGEPLPLPASDKPMPLLKVEHLQVSFPIKRGLLRRIVDQNYALKDLSFEIQPGESVGLVGESGSGKSTTGLALLRLLSSKGAIWFDGQPLHQFNNQQMLPYRSRMQIVFQDPYSALNPRLNVLQIIAEGLEIHQQLTAEQREQRVIEALEEVGLDPALRYRYPTEFSGGQRQRIAIARALILQPQLLILDEPTSSLDKSVQAQILTLLKSLQLRHRLAYLFISHDLQVVRSLCHQVIVLRQGEVVEQGDCQTIFNAPAAAYTQQLLQLVD
- a CDS encoding YejG family protein; translation: MDSFQLSVVHRLPQSYRWLSGFTGSKVEPIPLSGIDEDNDLIGLKLLSHDGREAWRVMQQLNLSLQEIQVNCSIVEWEGEPCLFVHQCDESAAMCRLKNVGAAIAEQLSAQYPF
- a CDS encoding Bcr/CflA family multidrug efflux MFS transporter, whose product is MQQNRTSHLGLIFILGLLSMLMPLAIDMYLPSMPIIAQEFGVESGRVQMTLSAYMLGFAVGQLFYGPMSDSIGRKPVILWGTLIFAIAGGACAMAQSVEQLINLRFLHGLAAAAASVVINALMRDMFTKDEFSRMMSFVILVMTIAPLLAPMIGGVLLLWFSWHAIFWTMGAAALLGSVLVAFFIKETLPKERRQKFHLRTTLRNFGSLFRHKRVLSYMLASAFSFAGMFSFLSAGPFVYIELNNVSPQHFGYYFALNIVFLFLTTLINSRNVRRLGAVKMFRLGLFVQLTMGVWLLAVTASGLGFWALVLGVAVYLGCIAMISSNAMAVILDDFPHMAGTASSLAGTLRFSIGALVGAILSLAPGKSAWPMVSSMALCSIVAVLFYFYASRPRNNPA